Within the Trueperella pyogenes genome, the region CAGAAGACCGCGGTATCGAATGCATAGTGCTCGACTACGACGCGATGCGTGGCGTGGATCGGCCGGAGGATCGGCTGTTCTGATGCGGCGTCGTAACAAATACGAACGCGTTGTCAGGCCGCTCAATCCGGAGCGGCTCATGAACTACACGCACGTCGAGACTGCGGACAACGGCATGGAGTTCAAGGTTCACAAGATCCGTGCCGCCGCCAAGGAGTACCTCTGCCCAGGGTGTCATGGGGCCATCCGCGTCGGTGAAGCACACGTGGTGGCGTGGACGGAGGACAGCTGGTTCGGCGCCCAGGCTGGTCAGGAGGCCCGTAGACATTGGCACACGGCCTGCTGGAGGGCAAAAGGCCGCCATGCGTTGGGCACGTGGTGGTAGCGTAGTGCCATGATTGCTTACCGTAGAACTGGCCCAGTATCTGACCTTCCACTTGTGCTTCTGCACGCGTTGCCGCTGGATTCGACGATGTGGGACGCCGTGCGTAGCGAGCTAACTGACATCGATATCCTCACATTCGATGCCCCCGGCTTTGGGCGAACCGAGCTGAGCGCGCAGTTTACTGCGGGTGAGCCGAACACGAGCACGTTCGTGGCGGCGATCAAGACTCGCCTCGACGAACTCGGCATTACGCGCATCGCACTAGGCGGACTGTCGATGGGCGGCTCAGTTGCGGCAGACTTCACAGCCACGCACCCTGATCTCGTGGCGGGGTTGGCGCTCATGGACACGAACATTACCTCCGACGACGCCGACCGGAAGGCTTTCCGGCGCAACGTGGCAGCCCACGCCGACGAGGGGCGTGGCTATGAGATGGTCAAAGACTGGACGACGACGATGGTCGGTCCGGACGCCCCACAGGCGATTCGCGACTCGCTCGATGCGCGCTTGCGCGCACTGCCCAACGAGGGCCTCGCCTGGATTCAGCGTGCGATGGCCAACCGGGTGGACCGCTCGGACGCCGTCGCGCTGGTAGATGGCCCGGTGTATTTCATCCGCGGCACGGAGGACCCAACCGCCTCGTTAGAGGGCTACATGAGGCTTGCGCTGCGCACCGCCCAGCCACATATCAGGGAGATCGAGGGCGTAGGCCACTTCGCCGCGGACGAGAAGCCTGCCGAGCTGGCCAATATCTTGCGCGATTTCTACGCACGTGTGGGCAGGTAGAAGGCGACGGTAGCGCCTTTGAGCTGGACCTACGGTATGGTGGTCACGCTGGTGGGGTTGTGCACGACAAGAGCGGAGCCCACGGCGATGAGTCGCGGTAGCGCGAATAGAGCCAATCCGGCAACTAGACCCGCGCCTGCCAATAATGCGGCAGACACGATATCGGCGAAGGCTGCAAAGCCGGCGAGCCCCAGAGCCGCTGCTAAGATAACGCTGGCATCGATACGCTTGCCTAAGTGACTAGAGCGGATGGTCCGATCCATTTATCTGCTCCTCGGTGGGCTTGGAAGCGACGGCGTATAACTATTGCCTTTGCCACACGCGTAGGCAAACTCAGGAGTTCTTCTCCGCCGCGTCCACGATCTCGTCAAGCACGATCGAATGCTTGGAGGAGGCCAGCATCGAGCGCATATCCTCCAGATAGGACTGCAGGGACTCGCGCTGTTCACGCAGGGAAGCGATGTGTTCCTCGGCGGCCTTGCGCTCGTTATCGGCGGCGGTGTGTGCGGCGTCGCGGATGCGGTCGGCTTCCTCGCGGGCGGCCTCGAGGATCGCGGCAGCCTCGTCGCGAGCCTCAGTGAGGATCGTGTTGGCTTCCGAGTGCGAGGAGGAAGAGAGTTCCTCGGCGCGCTTGATGGCATCGACGACTCGGGCTTCGGCGTCCTGAGCCTCCTGTTCGGCAGCGGACACCATTTCTTCGGCACGGGCACGCAGTTGGGCGGCCTTCTCGCTCAGCTCGCGCGCCGTCTCGGCGGACCTAGTGGCGATCTCGTTCTCAGTTGTGGCACGCAAGTGAGCCATCTCCTCGGCGACTTTGCTCCGCAGCTGGGTCATTTCTTCCTCGGTCTGCGTGCGCAGCAGGGCGGCTTCATGTTCTGCCTCGGAACGCAGCGCTGTGGTGTCCTTATCTGCGAGCGTGCGCAGGCGCTTTGCCTCTCGCTCAGCGGAAGAAACCATCTCTTCGGATGTGCGGCGGGTCGTCTCGGAAAGGGTGGCGGCTTCGGCTTCAGCCTTGGTGCGCATGTTGGTAGCTTCCTGTTGGGCGCGCGCGAGAGTCTTCTGGCTGTCGCCTCGGCGGAGGAGCGCAGTTGGGCGGCGCGAGCTTTGGCGTCCTCGAGGAGGGCGGCGGCGTCCTTGCGCGCGCGAGTCATGAGGTCAAGCGCCTGCTCTTCGGTAGAACGCAGGAGGCGCTCCACACGTGAGCCGAGGCCGGAGTAAGACGGGCGCTCGTTTTCTTTGAGAGCGTCTTGGGCTTCGGAGAGCTTGGCAGACAGTTGGAGAATCTGTGCGTCGAGGCGTGAGACGTGGTCCCGGGTTTGCTCGAGGCTGCTTTCTAGTTGGGCTACTCGTTCGTCGACTTGCGCGCGGTCATAT harbors:
- a CDS encoding alpha/beta fold hydrolase — encoded protein: MIAYRRTGPVSDLPLVLLHALPLDSTMWDAVRSELTDIDILTFDAPGFGRTELSAQFTAGEPNTSTFVAAIKTRLDELGITRIALGGLSMGGSVAADFTATHPDLVAGLALMDTNITSDDADRKAFRRNVAAHADEGRGYEMVKDWTTTMVGPDAPQAIRDSLDARLRALPNEGLAWIQRAMANRVDRSDAVALVDGPVYFIRGTEDPTASLEGYMRLALRTAQPHIREIEGVGHFAADEKPAELANILRDFYARVGR
- a CDS encoding ATP/GTP-binding protein, with product MRRRNKYERVVRPLNPERLMNYTHVETADNGMEFKVHKIRAAAKEYLCPGCHGAIRVGEAHVVAWTEDSWFGAQAGQEARRHWHTACWRAKGRHALGTWW